TTTCTACCAAGATTTTTCTACAGTATGCAAATGAGTACACGAGATTTGTTAAGTTTTTAATGCCAGGATAAACGTTTTATTTTGTGAACAAGCATCAGACCAGTGAACAGAGGTATCTACTTAATCTAATCTTTTGTAAGAAGTCATAGTCAAGCAaggtaaatataaatatattataccCCCATAATGGCAGTATTATTCAGTACAGATATGCAGTTAAGCCCAAAATTAGTAATACAATGACAAATTTGGAgaacatggctttttttttttttttttaacttcaagcACAATCCTAGAGCGTTGTAatgaactatttttaaaaacatttgaaatgtttcttcCTTGAAGGGAGGAATTGGACAATAATTGGAATTGCAAACGCATTTTCGCTTAACGTCTTAGTGTTTTGCCACGCATCAACTCAAAATGTGGTCATTGTACGAATACATTTGGGCTTAATTGTATCTGACGTGCAGACAATTCCTTAAGTTACACTTTCACCAGcaggaaaaagaacacaaacatgTTTTGCCAATGAAAATCTTGTCTTGCGTGAAAACAATTGAAcgccattattttttattgctcgTTACAGTCTCTTGGCTTACCCTAAACCACCATCCTTCTTGCGTTGAAGCAGTCCAAACTAGGTGGAAGAAGGCCGCTTCTCActttaaatgcaaatgaagAGCCGTTGCGATTAATCGAAGGCTGCGGAGTAGCAGCTTTCACAGTGGACTTTGCCTCCGTGCAGGAACATATTATAAATGAGGTCTCCCATCGGCTTCCAGCAGGAGGCGCACTGAAAAATAGGGGAGGTGTCGTTAGAAAAAGGCCCTCAATGGAGGGGTTACTCATTTCTTTGCTCCTAAGCACTGGTGACAGATACATAATGGGTCGCGTTATAgttagaacccccccccccccacacacacacacacacacacacacacacatcactggCACCTTAGTATAgtagtatccccccccccccccccccccccccaaaaaaggccaAAAGGAAAGTGAAACAAACCCTAAACACTATAGTAAAGCATGTTTGAAGGTGGCAGAATGGGGTTCCATATTTATATTTCTCAGCACGGGCCACTTTCTGGAATCTTACTGTCGTATTAAAGTTGCCAAGCAACCAGTCAAGCCTGAGGAAGTCACTGGCCAAGAAAGACTTTCCTCTTGGCAGTCAATGTCAAACGAGCTTGTCAATTTCATCTTACTACTGGAAAACACACAGTGATCACTCCCCtcctaaaaaaatatgtttcaagAAGGAAAAGCCCATTTCTACAGAAATGCAGTATTTGAAATAAAGTGATGGCAAATTACCTTGAAACAATGCGGGTGGCAGCTTATGTTAAGGTGCTCGATGGTGATCTTGGCATCATTGCCCACCAGCTGGCCACAGTATGTGCAGGGGGAGGACAGCGAGCTGCAGGCGGGGGGCACATGAAGATGATTTTGGAGGTTATTGCATGAATCAAAAACATCAATAACTCTTCACACTTTCTATCAGGATACTCAGGATTCTAAGAATGCCCCTGCTTAGCTCTGCTGAGGAACTATTAAGTATAAATGATCTTTATATTAAGATAAGGTTTATAGAGCGCAGCATTTCATTAGCTGGAGACTGGATGTTAAATTacaagacatttaaaaacaacgaggcgtaaaaagtcttttttccccaaatagcATGAATGTGTGCGTTTTCACTGATTTGTTTTTGGTTGGTGACTAACACAATATAGAGAAAATAGCAATCATATTAAATTGGCCCcattggtgccttgagatacaatttGTATGATCACGCTCATAagacaaatacatttgtttctCAAATTATCTCTATTCATTAGAATGTATTACAATGAGTAATCTGTTCCAgccagagaaaaaacaaaattgccactttttttttttttgctttaattcagtggacattgtgctgctggTCCTGGTGTGCACAAATTGACCACCTGGgggcaatatactgtacatggagaCAGTCCTCAGTCAGTTGGCCCATATCAATCTTTTTCCGAGTGTATAAAGAAAATGCATGTGAGTATTGTTACATTGTCTCCCTACATGTactgctgcaccatttgtattcaaatatccgTCGCTTAAAATGGTCATGACGCCGCAACACAAAGGTTAACCTgtctatggtgttttgcattgtttgtcagCTTTAAGCAAAATAGAGTTATCTAAGACAAAGATATGTCTttcttacaaaaaataaatacaaaacaagtcTGGTCACATCTCAAGGTGGCActgtaatagtagtagtaataataacaatctGAATATTTTCAAAGTATCTAGAAGCATCTCAAGTCCCCAGTGAGTGGATTGATAGAAAATGGTTAATAACTGAACATCCATGGAAGAACTATACACTTTATGGAATGGTGATAAATGACAAACCGTCAAAATAGACCTCCgtacaaaaaaagcaataagtTCCTTGGTGGAGGAAGTTACCTGGAGTAAGACGAGGACCAGCTGGAAAAGCCAAAGACAGAAGGCAATGTCATCAAGATGTGAGCCAAAATCATTATTCAGCAGTATTTCTTATCAATACGACATACCTATTGATTCCATCGGTGGCAGTGTGTGAGGACATTTCTGAAGTATCGACATACTCCTTCAAGTACACAAAGGGCCTTGAACAagcaccaacaaacaaacacgcagGATCAAGACGACTTCAGACGACATGCATGTTAGTTCTCACTTTGACTGAAATGATTCTCACTTTTTGGTGTCTGGTTCCGGTGTGGGGGTGCGTGGGACCTCCATGAGCACGGTCCTGGTGTCAAACAGTGCATCGTTAGTCTCATCGCTCGCTCACGGGTGACAGCGATGACGCGCACACGCCAGACACGCACTGCGTCCGCTCAGGAAGATAATCATATTCTGTCATCGCTGGATAATGGCGTGCTGCTTGATGGAGATCCGTTTGACAAAGGGGAGACCTCTGACGTGCACAGTTGAGCTGACATGTGCCGACTCATATTTGGGACCAAATTGCGCGACAGATAGAAATTGAAAGAAATTTGACTGATGGATTGCCCCAAATAGGTGTTACATTAACTACCGTTTatggtcacgggtgtgctggagcacATCCGGGTGACTTGGGCCAGAGGCAGggtccaaataaataaatcttgtgAGATCAATCGAGGACTTCAATAAATAAACTCTGTTACAtgtacattaaaacatttttcatttatgaaTCCTTTTGCCCCAtctatttgtttgaaaaatccAATGTGGCTATTAGCATAAAGGTTTGCTCATTCCCGAGCTTGGATATGTAAACGTAATTAAAATCTTCATATGGAGATGCAAATCTCAAAATAGGCCTGACGTGACAAATGCggaaaaaggaaacaaagcGTTTTTCCCGTAAAAACACACCAAGCAACATTGTCGTTCAGCATCACCGGACTGATAAAGGAGTTTCGACTGCAAGCGCGTCAGAACAGACAAGACGTCCAGCAGAGCAAACAGACGGAACGTTCACAAGATCATGAACTCACCGATCCATCGTCGACCCCTCGTGCTCGCCGTACGTCTGCCTGGAATATGAAAGAGAGGTGGATTAGACTTGCACCGGCGGCTGGAGCTGTCAATATGCTGGACATGTTCCAGTAAACCCGGATTTTGTGTtaggttatttttttccttctccacAGAGGCCAGGGATTTATCGACCAAGTGGGTCACATTCACAATTCTTTCACTTGATTAAGAACTGAGAGTTTGCCTCCACTTAAAGCTGCAAAGAGGGACAAAAATGTCTGTAATGTTTTCCATGTGACGCTTAGGTGGGGAACTTGAAAGATGGACGATAGAATTATGCTAATTttcacagccatgtattgtgagattctggggaacaacctctttccctcagccggagcattgaagatgggtcgtggctgggtctttcaacatgacaacgacccgaagcacacagccaggaaaaccaaggagtgactccgtaagaagcatatcaaggttctggcgtggcctagtcgGTCTCCAGACATCattccaatagaaaatctttggcgggagctgaaactccgtgtttctcagcgacagcccagaaacctgtctgatctagagaagatctgtgtggaggagtggaccaaaatccctcctgcagtgtgtgcaaacctggggaacgactacaggaaatgtttgacctctgtaattgcaaacaacactgtaccaaatattaacattggttttctcaggtattcaaatgcttatttgcagctgtatcacgtgaataaattgttaaaaaaaaaacatacattgtgatttctgggtttttctttttagattatgtctctcacagtggacatgcaccaacgatgaaaatttcagacccctccatgatttctaagtcggagaacttgtaatatagcagggtgttgaaatgcatattttcttcactgtaaattgagcatatttattttaatatatatatatatatatatatatatataatttttgttaCCCATCCATCCTTAGGGCTGTGTCTcgcaggagaaaacccacgcagacatgggcaAAGCATGCAAAACCcaacctggacctcagaactgtgagagtgACGTGCTCACTACTACACTTCTTATTTACTACTGGATCTTGTAATTCAAAACATTATATTGTATCTATCCACCTCTCCCCACTATTTCCCTGGCAGGGATGTGAGTTACTAAAGTTATTACTAAATGTCCTACCTGacggtggtgatggtggtgacTGTGTGCATCTGCGACTCCTCTAGGCTACAAAACACATCAAATACCAGCATTTTGTAAGTGAAGCTTCCATTTTGGGTTAgcttgttttcaattaaatgcTTGACATCCTCTTAATTTCCACACACTTATAAATCCTGCTAGAATGTtaaaaagagagaggaaaaaacagCTTTAATTTGCATCTAATGAGCTCCGACAAGGGtggggaagggggtggggggtgaatacctctcctcctcctcctcctcttctggtGTGGCGGCCGGGATGGTATACACAGAGGGCGACATCCACCTGTCCCATGGTGAGTCGATTTCTTTGGACCTGAAAATACAAGACCGTGGGGGAACTCACGTCGGGGACGCTGTAGTAGAAAAAGGCCTGCGGTGACCACGCTTGTGACAAATCTATTTTTgatatccatccttttttttttttttttttaaaccagcaccAGTGCACAATGTATTCTGGCTCGATGAACAGAGTGTTCATGCAGCAGTGAAAGGGAGTCGGATCAGAGGAATAAAAGCAGCGCGAGAGCGCCAACCCTCCTCCACCGCTCTTAAATCAAAAGGTGACTTACTTTCTCTCGAATGTAACCAGAGTCTGTTGTCCATCCTGTTGGCCTACTCCTGGAGTCTCTTGGCTGAGCGTCAACGAGAACACATACATTGAAAGGCTTTTAGTGCGTAACGGGCAAGGGCCAGAGCCGAAGTGAACATGCTGGAGTACACTGAGTGGAGGTGTAAGAGTAAATCGAAGTGTGTCATCACCTCTCTTCTGTGGTGGTCTGCAGAGGCGTTGTGGATTCCCACGTGCGCGCCCACGACCGGTGAGTGCTCAGACTGAAGAGGAGTCGAGCCGCGATGGAGGAGTCGTGGCACATGGAGCGGAACAATAAAACAACCGCGTTTTTTAAGAAATGCATTTGTGCGGCCCCCCGCACTCACTCACGTATCCGTTACACCATTCGCGAGCTGAGGCCTATACCTTGTGGCGGCGGTGTCGATGGGAATGACATCATCTGCGAGCGATTCCAGAACATGACTGCTCACACTGGTCAAAATACACACCAAAAACAcagttaattaaaaaacattttttaaaaatggcgaCATTGACACAGGTGCTGGATTGTGTTTAGCGTGTCTGTTTCACATGTTCTGACGCAGATGATTTAGTCATGTGATTGAGATGAAGATCAGAGCACATTTTATGAcccatttaaaatgaatttcaagACATTCCATAGGGCGCACAtcatagaactgtgaggcagcccACTTGgcctttgacaaaaaaacactACATGAAAATTGTTTGTTACCAACACTTTAAAATGTGCAGTTATTGTTTCCTTTTCTATATTTTTCCATATCGGTAGTTCTCGATTCATTAACTGTATTGATAAAATAAGCAATAATTGCATGCAAGGAAaatgatgtactgtacagtagtcATATAAAGAGTATGTAAGGAGTATATAATGAGTAGGTGGTAGGCTTTGAATCTGAGCTTTGGCCTTGCTTTGTGGATTTCGCAAGTTTTCGTGTTCTTGCGTGGTTTTCTCTCAGGACTCCATCTAACTCCCACAATCCCAAATCATGCATGTTAGCCTCATTGAAAACGTCAAATTGctcccaggacaaaaatgttAGCATCTTTATGTGCCGTGTGAAGGACTGATAACCAATTCACAGTGGACCCCGTCTGTCGCCTCTAAAGCTTATTTTATTTCCGCAGTTCAATCACATCTTTTGTTCAGGTGAACCACAACTTAAAATCCATATTAGGGGAAAACAATTAAACTTGGCTTCTAGTGTTGAGaagaaatacacatttaatAATGCAAGGCATTACTAGATTAATTAGAAAAAATGATGACTGACGATAAGCGCTTACTTGGTGTCGGCTTAGTGTAGCTACCGTATAAGTACTTACATGACCTCTGGCTCTTTCCTCTCCACAAAACTGTGTGatgaactgcaaaaaaaaaaagaagccaattttattttaaataaaaatataaccaAGGCTTGTTAAAGGCAGAGTAAAGTCATACTTCTCACAAGAATTAGTGAGCTTTTGTAACAAAAACAATGCACTGCAATTAGTAGAAACCTAGTGTTAATAATCATGAGTAATCataattttatatttcattatattatttattagctttttttttaaattccaaatttCATATACagcacagtggaacctcaatagGATAAAAACTCAAAATCACTTTGGTGGTCTCATTATGTTACATTTTGTTCTAACTTTTcagattattgttttatttatgtatgcatgtatttgggGTCGGGGCTTTTTGCGCACAATTGATAACAAAGGGGCAAAATAGTATAATTAGGTAAGGATTTGGCTGCCGAATAACTTATGAGCAATAAACTTATTTATATGTCATGAGGCTTTATGAACTGCACCAATAATAGAGTGGCTtgtcttttaattaaaaaaaaaaaaactttaaacattgtgggggcacggtggagcagctgtagagcgttggcctcacagtttgggggtccagggttcaatcccagagccgcgtgtgtggagtttgcatgttcttcccatcccggtgtgtgttttctctgggcactctggtttcctcccacatcccaaaaacgtgcaacattaattggacactctaaattgcccctaggtgtgattgtgactccgactgtccatgtgctctgcgattggctggctaccagttcagggtgtaccctgccttctgcccgttgatagctggcatagcctcaagcactccccgtgacccttgtgagttataagcggctaagaaaatggatggatggattaaaacaCTGTCTGTACAATTATGAAGGTTTTATAATGGAATAGAATGACCCTGGAACTTCCCTTTACATTTGTAAGGAGACAATTATAATTCCACCAGCATCATTTTAGCGGTTCCATTGTCaatttaattgtaattatttgatGAATTCTTCATATCTCAGCACAATAGCAGcaaattacaatacaatacacaatGAAAGTGTTGTTGTCGCAGTAATCGCACGTGCCTCCGTTCAAACTGTAAGAGCAGCGCAAACAGCAATCCCGATAGAGGAAGGCGGAATTTGTGTGATAAATTCTGTACCTGTTGATGGAAATATCTGAGAGGGGCTGCAGCAGGTCAGAGGAGCTGCGGAAGAGAAAAGTGACTCATAATCACATTGTGTTGCATTATGCATGACGCCAGCCGCAAAACAGTCACAGCTCCCAAACCAATATGATTACCTGTTTGGGGATGTGGTCCCTAACGGGTACGGATCAAATGGATCAGCCGAGCTGAAACGCAATTTCACACTGATTTCACTCTCAATTGTCAGCACGGCGCGACTGGTGTCACGTCGACGCTTAATGGAAAGATGTAATGTGTTATGAATGGTAAACAGAAACAGAGCTGGACCGGGGGGGAGGGCAAGTTGAAATTACAATGACAATCCAAATGCCCTTGAACACTTAGTATTCTGCTGCTCAGTTACGAGATCAACCAAAATCCTCACTATTTCAATTCATTGTCATCACGATAAGAATAAACTCAAGGACAACTTGGAAGTCTTCACCACAGTCAAAGTAAGTCAAACACACCTGAACTCGGTTACTGTGGTGGCCACACGTGAGGTTACGTGGTTGCGCTCCTCGCTGCGGAGTGACGACGACGTGGGGAGGGAAGGAGCCAGGGAATGACAAGATgagtggagaggaaaaaagggcAGGCAAAGGTTAGTGCGGTTTTTCTCATGCACTATTTACATTGACAGGACTGACAGACACGTGAATATTTGACCGggagagagaaagggagagagaaagggagagacaaagagagagagagagagagagagagagagagagagagcgcttGCCATACCTCTTCTCGGTGATGGTTACAGTTTGGGTGGTTATGGTGACAGTCTCTGAGTTGCTGACAGGCAGAGAGAGACAACATTCAGAGTCAGTACAGAATATTTATTGGTCTCCAGGGCAAAAATCATTCCCCACAAAGACGTCCTCTGTCTGCATCTAACTTTGGATGGCTTTCAGCCCGACTGGGTGCATCTGAGGCtggatgagacaaaaaaagcaGCGGTACTTCATCAGAACGGAACACTTTCTTCTATTGTCAGAGGTGCAGATAAGATGTCGCGTGATGTTTGAAAGCGTCAGCTTCAAGACaatctttttttgaaaatgaatttgcaGCTTAGCTGACATTAAGGAATGGAATGCTGGAGAATAAAGTGCTTTAAGTAAAGTTACTGACTATTTTAGATGTGTTGTAATGCATTTTCAATAGATATgacataatccatccattctttttttgagctgtttatcctcacgagtgtcgcgggactgtcattggggaggaggcggggtacaccctaaactggttggcagccaatcgcagatctAATCAAACCTTTTTTGAAGTTCCACCAATCTGGGACTCACAATCAAATATTCAGCCAATCTGTCTCGTCTTTGCAGTCAGAAGTGACGTAGAATCAGCCAGCAGAAAAGATATTAgtctttcataatttttttttaaatccagaaatAGAAAAGATTTTGCATTTAACTAAAAAGGCCCTCATTACcagggtagaaaaaaaaaatgaaaatctagtGATGAAGTCAAGGATTCAATAACCAAGACAAGTCAAGACCAAGGCCCAATTAAGACTTGGAAAGGGTGTTCCAAAAGTTCCTGTGGactttcttttattattaacaAGCTTCTCTAACATGGCTTAAGTACATATAAGTACTCTGTGGGCTTGTTGTAAAAAACTGCTCACATAGGACATTGTGATTACCTACAAATACTCTCGAATGACTCATTTGAAATCGTAAACACTTGCAGAGATTtatagaaaaaaagtgtttggtaCTGATATTTATATTTGCAACCTTGTTAAATCATTGTTGATAATAATTGTGAGAAAGCATTAACAAGATCAGTGTTTCACTTTGATGAACGTCATCAATCAGGAGTAATAACGTATGATTATAGGTAATTTGAgctcatttgattttcaatattgTGTATCAAACAGGTCGCCGGTCACACTGATCAGTTCCAAAGAAGTACCTCTCACTAGACTTTACATGGATTTGATCGGCCTGATTGGATCAACCGATAATTGCAGAGTGCCTTTAGCATcatgatgccacaagatggcggtaAAGTAATACTTGTTTTGGCTTTGAATTCGGTAATACGTCTGCTACCATATTTGCAGCTACTGTCCGAAAGTGTTTCATTGTATTACCATCGTGTGCTCACAAGATAGTGACAAACGACTATGAAAAAACTAAAGTTGCAAAGGGCCCTTCGTTTACGACGGTCCATTCATACGACATTTTGAGGTTACATAAAACGGATGTTTCACATTTATGGCGCAGAAGAGCTTTTCATTTAAACATTGAAATTATGACATtattcctgctttttttttttttttttgagtaggcAACATTGTAAGTTACGTACAAACTCGAGTTATGTTGCCACAGTAGTAAAAGAACTCTTGTAAACTGAGGACCCGCCGTACTGTTTGCTCATGAGAATATTATGACAGTATATTGTAGAGCAATATTTTACACTGAAGCAGTTACAATTTGCCTCTTATGGATGCTGACCATTCAATAGTTGTACACGGGAATTTGCATAATCCTGTCAAAAATCTaattaacgaaaaaaaaaaaagataagacaTATATAGAGTGGTAGATGTCTGTGCTGATAAGAATTAGCAGTGCAGGGGCTTTTTCAACAGTTTTCCTCCCTCCGTCCTTTCTTTCGACTGCTTTAATTTGAGGCACTTTGCTGGATATGAAATGCATACAGCAGTGTAAACCTTGTAATTGACAAAGAAAGCACTGATTCgaaacataataaaaatgtattcttttctttttcttatttcgGGCTTTTTCTGTACCTTTCAAATTCAGTGTGCAGATCCTCGCGCCACTGCACGGGGCTGGGGGGTTCCGGCAGTTCAGGTTCATCACGACTGCAGAGGCGGAAAGATAGCGGGATGTAAGGGAGGGGGGACAGGGGAGTGGGGGAGAGCGTGGGCAAATATATACATGAATCACAAAAAtacggaaaagaaaatgattatCATCGATCTGACCCAGGAAATGAGAGGAAATACAAACAGTGACAGAAGGGAAGAAAGAAGGTGGAAGTGGAGGAGAATGTTGTGTTTTTGGTATGATATGCAGTATCGGCTGCTGCGTCGAGGCAGAAATCAATCATACAGGTACAGACTTCCGAGCAGAGCCATTGAATTTGAGCAGAGGGAGGGAATAATATAAGAAGCCCAACAGTGCCACCTTGTGATGTGAGTTCGAGAACAATGTTGGCACCTTTCATTCGACTGCGTGTATTGAACGACGCCAGAAGTGACATTCAAGAGATCGAAGTCCTCTGTTCTTGCTTCATGGTTGCTGAGGACTGGAGTTGGATCTTGTTCCTTTCTGTAGACAATAACAAAGATCAATGTACCTACTTggcacacacgcaaacacatgcatacacgcacgcacacaaattcacgttttttgttttttttttccagtcctaTCTAATTTGCAACTAACTCTCGGGTATTTTTAGCTAGCTGTAAATGAGATGTGACGACTTTGAAGTGCATAGTGGCCAAGTGCCATTATGTGACTTCTTGCCAACGCTGTCATAAAATGAAAGGGAAAGTAGTTTCAGTTGTGTACCCGTCCTCTGAGCCGGCGTCCACTGAGCTTTCCACTTCCTTTGCCAGCCCTGGCTCGTCATCCTTGAAGCTGaagtgaaaatgaagaaaaaaaatataataatatcatCGTCTTATCAGATGGCATGCTAAGCTTAGACATGTTAGTgccaaaggaatttttttttctaggtttTCCTGATTCCAACTACAAATGTGTGacgaggttaaaaaaaaaaaaaaaatcaacattaagTTTCTTTCTCTACGGctggataaaaaaatattagatcataatgtatatatatttgataCTATGTTTGCAGATGCAGCCTTGCCGCCAATACCTGGTCGAGTTTGAGTCGGATGGGATGAGGTTTTCAAACATGGCAGTGAGCGTTTCAACTCTGGAGCTGTGAACATAAAAAGCAAATGGGTGGTAAAATATACTTTTCTTTCGTTACATGTAACTATAAATTATAACGTGTCATAATGGTTTCTGTAGCACAAAAAAGCTGCTGGGCCTGACATTTGACAGTTAGTTGCAGTACTGGTTTTAGATAACCTTCATTTTAATCTGATCTGGgctaaaaatatttgcattcttTGCATACTAAGTGAGTTATCTTAATATTAggtcaatcatcatcatcagaagTAACGAGGCGTACCCAAAAATATCATGCACCTGTACTAATAATGGCATGCTTATACACCAGTCACCAAACTGTAGGGAAATTCAGCTTCTGGCTGAAATTTTAGCATGAACCTTCATTGCACTTTAACTTAAAGAGTGGAATTCTCTTTAAGCTTCTCCATTTAATTATAAAAAAGCACACGTCCAAGTTGTCAATTTTGAGAACGTTTTGCACAACTTATTGTCCTCAATGTGTTTAATCTATGAATGCGTTTCCTAGTTTTATTACATTGTAGTTGTTATTTAATTAGACAGCCAcatgttcacattttgacattgtAAGACCAACACGACACCATACATCAAAAGGTTTCAAATACTGTAGGATGTTTTCACAGGGACACGGTTACGGATATTAGTGTCACCAAATGTCATTGGCGGGTTGCATCACCAATGCAAAGACTGGAGGAGCTACAGAGAGGCATGGAAGTGGACATCATTTCATTCATGGATCAAGCACCGGATCCTTGAtagaaaacagaaaatgatgccaaaagtaccgtaattcccggcctacagagcgcacgtggttataagcctcacccagtacatttgtaaaggaaataccatttggtaaatacatacggcgcagctgcgtaaaagccgcaagtgcccacattgaaacacgagctatttacaaagaaagatagtACACAttgagtttaacgctagcgccgtgctaatgctagcgccgccgcgctaacacggccggttaaaaaaaaaaaacatactggtaaaaatcactgagacatgctaGGTcaggctaacagggccggaccggtaaaagtcacttcctcggcacatatattccaccggtctaactcttaccttttccgctcgagtgcccccttgcggccgttaggaaaaaaaagcacaaattagccgcatcaccgcataagccgcagggttgaaagcgtgtgaaaaaggtcgcggcttattggccggaaattacggtacccaAATACCAAAGAGTTGGACTTTTGCAATCAAAAGTTGAGAGATGCTCAAATTAAGTCCAACAGGAAAAGTTatagtgcattttatttttgtcccgCAATTTGACCTGAAGCTAATATCGGTAACTTTTTATGGTCTCATGACACTTCATCTATTATTTGCTCACCTTTCAATTATAATTACCCTATCACTACTTCTGCGGAGCGTAATATCAGAACCAGTTCACAGAGCAGTTTTACATGGCTGTGAATGACAATTATAAacattgccaaacaaatacaggAACAaagttttttcttc
The sequence above is drawn from the Syngnathoides biaculeatus isolate LvHL_M chromosome 11, ASM1980259v1, whole genome shotgun sequence genome and encodes:
- the znf185 gene encoding zinc finger protein 185 isoform X1, yielding MATEGEKATVFRTTKVRTKLKDDGSWMNRSTESEVQPAEEKPWMAELRARRENGPPTSPVSSPTSTSPIKSDSEKSPSSGFMIKGVFTKPVSSSFTNTSNGISGTSKLTKRHSEGDKKIAPHTVKPSAENEDNNLSIEEQMKRTAAASKVLNKSAVRERSYVLSAAKKFESQAAETSVAKESTPFVPKRVEKADDGSVQALLASPASPITSVASVPEPPRTRDRVDSSVKTSVVTVNEPPKMEVGPPEPAKEDPSAVLAWDQDSTEDPKPDRSNVAAPLPELIADYLHVVSAHSDHDDSKAADTHLVPVNEEPEPLESSSSRVETLTAMFENLIPSDSNSTSFKDDEPGLAKEVESSVDAGSEDGKEQDPTPVLSNHEARTEDFDLLNVTSGVVQYTQSNESRDEPELPEPPSPVQWREDLHTEFESNSETVTITTQTVTITEKSEERNHVTSRVATTVTEFSSADPFDPYPLGTTSPNSSSDLLQPLSDISINSSSHSFVERKEPEVIVSSHVLESLADDVIPIDTAATSLSTHRSWARTWESTTPLQTTTEESQETPGVGQQDGQQTLVTFERKSKEIDSPWDRWMSPSVYTIPAATPEEEEEEESLEESQMHTVTTITTVRQTYGEHEGSTMDRTVLMEVPRTPTPEPDTKKPFVYLKEYVDTSEMSSHTATDGINSWSSSYSSSLSSPCTYCGQLVGNDAKITIEHLNISCHPHCFKCASCWKPMGDLIYNMFLHGGKVHCESCYSAAFD
- the znf185 gene encoding zinc finger protein 185 isoform X3 codes for the protein MATVRTKLKDDGSWMNRSTESEVQPAEEKPWMAELRARRENGPPTSPVSSPTSTSPIKSDSEKSPSSGFMIKGVFTKPVSSSFTNTSNGISGTSKLTKRHSEGDKKIAPHTVKPSAENEDNNLSIEEQMKRTAAASKVLNKSAVRERSYVLSAAKKFESQAAETSVAKESTPFVPKRVEKADDGSVQALLASPASPITSVASVPEPPRTRDRVDSSVKTSVVTVNEPPKMEVGPPEPAKEDPSAVLAWDQDSTEDPKPDRSNVAAPLPELIADYLHVVSAHSDHDDSKAADTHLVPVNEEPEPLESSSSRVETLTAMFENLIPSDSNSTSFKDDEPGLAKEVESSVDAGSEDGKEQDPTPVLSNHEARTEDFDLLNVTSGVVQYTQSNESRDEPELPEPPSPVQWREDLHTEFESNSETVTITTQTVTITEKSEERNHVTSRVATTVTEFSSADPFDPYPLGTTSPNSSSDLLQPLSDISINSSSHSFVERKEPEVIVSSHVLESLADDVIPIDTAATSLSTHRSWARTWESTTPLQTTTEESQETPGVGQQDGQQTLVTFERKSKEIDSPWDRWMSPSVYTIPAATPEEEEEEESLEESQMHTVTTITTVRQTYGEHEGSTMDRTVLMEVPRTPTPEPDTKKPFVYLKEYVDTSEMSSHTATDGINSWSSSYSSSLSSPCTYCGQLVGNDAKITIEHLNISCHPHCFKCASCWKPMGDLIYNMFLHGGKVHCESCYSAAFD
- the znf185 gene encoding zinc finger protein 185 isoform X2; translation: MATEGEKATVFRTTKVRTKLKDDGSWMNRSTESEVQPAEEKPWMAELRARRENGPPTSPVSSPTSTSPIKSDSEKGVFTKPVSSSFTNTSNGISGTSKLTKRHSEGDKKIAPHTVKPSAENEDNNLSIEEQMKRTAAASKVLNKSAVRERSYVLSAAKKFESQAAETSVAKESTPFVPKRVEKADDGSVQALLASPASPITSVASVPEPPRTRDRVDSSVKTSVVTVNEPPKMEVGPPEPAKEDPSAVLAWDQDSTEDPKPDRSNVAAPLPELIADYLHVVSAHSDHDDSKAADTHLVPVNEEPEPLESSSSRVETLTAMFENLIPSDSNSTSFKDDEPGLAKEVESSVDAGSEDGKEQDPTPVLSNHEARTEDFDLLNVTSGVVQYTQSNESRDEPELPEPPSPVQWREDLHTEFESNSETVTITTQTVTITEKSEERNHVTSRVATTVTEFSSADPFDPYPLGTTSPNSSSDLLQPLSDISINSSSHSFVERKEPEVIVSSHVLESLADDVIPIDTAATSLSTHRSWARTWESTTPLQTTTEESQETPGVGQQDGQQTLVTFERKSKEIDSPWDRWMSPSVYTIPAATPEEEEEEESLEESQMHTVTTITTVRQTYGEHEGSTMDRTVLMEVPRTPTPEPDTKKPFVYLKEYVDTSEMSSHTATDGINSWSSSYSSSLSSPCTYCGQLVGNDAKITIEHLNISCHPHCFKCASCWKPMGDLIYNMFLHGGKVHCESCYSAAFD